In one Rattus rattus isolate New Zealand chromosome 16, Rrattus_CSIRO_v1, whole genome shotgun sequence genomic region, the following are encoded:
- the Hip1r gene encoding huntingtin-interacting protein 1-related protein isoform X1, whose product MNSIKNVPARVLSRRPGHSLEAEREQFDKTQAISISKAINSQEAPVKEKHARRIILGTHHEKGAFTFWSYAIGLPLPSSSILSWKFCHVLHKVLRDGHPNVLHDCQRYRSNIREIGDLWGHLRDQYGHLVNIYTKLLLTKISFHLKHPQFPAGLEVTDEVLEKAAGTDVNNIFQLTVEMFDYMDCELKLSESVFRQLNTAIAVSQMSSGQCRLAPLIQVIQDCSHLYHYTVKLMFKLHSCLPADTLQGHRDRFHEQFHSLRNFFRRASDMLYFKRLIQIPRLPEGPPNFLRASALAEHIKPVVVIPEEAPEEEEPENLIEISSGPPAEEPVQVVADLFDQTFGPPNGSMKDDRDLQIENLKREVETLRAELEKIKMEAQRYISQLKGQVNSLEAELEEQRKQKQKALVDNEQLRHELAQLKALQLEGARNQGLREEAERKASATEARYSKLKEKHNELINTHAELLRKNADTAKQLTVTQQSQEEVARVKEQLAFQMEQVKRESEMKMEEQSDQLEKLKRELVAKAGELAHAQEALSRTEQSGSELSSRLDTLNAEKEALSGAIRQREAELLAAQSLVREKEEALSQEQQRSAQEKGELQGRLAEKESQEQGLQQKLLDERFAVLRGAAAEAEAILQDAVSKLDDPLHLRCTSSPDYLVSRAQAALDSVSGLEKGHAQYLASSEDASALVAALTRFSHLAADTIVNGGATSHLAPTDPADRLINTCRECGARALELMGQLQDQTKLPRAQPSLMRAPLQGILQLGQDLKPKSLDVRQEELGAMVDKEMAATSAAIEDAVRRIEDMMNQARHESSGVKLEVNERILNSCTDLMKAIRLLVMTSTSLQKEIVESGRGAATQQEFYAKNSRWTEGLISASKAVGWGATQLVESADKVVLHMGKYEELIVCSHEIAASTAQLVAASKVKANKNSPHLSRLQECSRTVNERAANVVASTKSGQEQIEDRDTMDFSGLSLIKLKKQEMETQVRVLELEKTLEAERVRLGELRKQHYVLAGGMGIPGEEEPSRPSPAPRSGATKKPPLAQKPSIAPRPDNQLDKKDGVYPAQLVNY is encoded by the exons ATCATTCTTGGCACTCACCATGAGAAAGGAGCCTTTACCTTCTGGTCCTATGCCATTGGCCTGCCGCTGCCCAGCAGCTCCATCCTCAGTTGGAAATTCTGTCACGTCCTTCACAAAGTCCTCCGAGATGGACACCCCAAT GTGCTGCATGACTGTCAGCGGTACCGGAGCAACATACGTGAGATTGGCGACTTGTGG GGCCACCTACGTGACCAGTATGGACACCTGGTGAATATCTATACCAAACTGCTGCTGACGAAAATCTCCTTCCACCTTAAG CACCCCCAGTTTCCTGCGGGCTTGGAGGTAACAGATGAAGTGTTGGAGAAGGCGGCGGGAACTGATGTTAATAACAT TTTTCAGCTTACGGTGGAGATGTTTGACTACATGGACTGTGAACTGAAGCTTTCTGAGTCAG TCTTCCGGCAGCTCAACACAGCCATCGCGGTGTCACAGATGTCTTCTGGCCAGTGTCGCCTGGCGCCGCTCATCCAGGTCATCCAGGACTGCAGCCACCTGTACCACTACACGGTGAAGCTCATGTTCAAGCTCCACTCCT GTCTCCCAGCAGACACCCTGCAAGGCCACAGGGACCGGTTCCACGAGCAGTTTCACAG TCTCAGAAACTTCTTCCGCCGAGCCTCGGACATGCTCTACTTCAAGCGACTCATCCAGATCCCCAGACTGCCTGAG GGACCCCCCAATTTCCTGCGGGCCTCAGCCCTGGCTGAGCACATCAAGCCGGTGGTGGTGATTCCAGAGGAGGCcccggaggaggaggagcctgagaACCTAATTGAGATCAGCAGTGGGCCCCCTGCTGAGGAGCCAGTG CAGGTGGTGGCTGACCTCTTTGATCAGACCTTTGGACCCCCCAATGGCTCCATGAAGGATGACAG GGACCTCCAGATTGAGAACTTGAAGAGAGAGGTGGAGACCCTCCGTGCTGAGCTGGAGAAGATTAAGATGGAG gCCCAGAGGTACATCTCGCAGCTGAAGGGCCAGGTGAACAGcctggaggcagagctggaggagcagcggaagcagaagcagaaggcccTGGTGGACAACGAGCAGCTGCGCCACGAGCTGGCCCAGCTGAAAGCCCTGCAGCTGGAAGGCGCGCGCAACCAGGGCCTGCGAGAGGAGGCGGAGA GGAAGGCCAGTGCCACTGAGGCACGCTACAGCAAGCTGAAGGAGAAGCACAATGAACTCATTAACACGCATGCCGAGCTGCTCAGGAAG AATGCAGACACAGCCAAGCAGCTGACGGTGAcacagcagagccaggaggaggTGGCACGGGTAAAGGAGCAGCTGGCCTTCCAGATGGAGCAAGTGAAGCGGGAGTCTGAGATGAAG ATGGAGGAGCAGAGTGACCAGCTGGAGAAGCTCAAGAGGGAGCTGGTGGccaaggcaggagagctggcccatgCCCAGGAGGCCCTGAGCCGCACGGAACAG AGTGGGTCAGAGCTGAGCTCACGGCTAGATACACTGAACGCAGAGAAGGAAGCACTGAGCGGAGCCATTCGGCAGCGTGAAGCAGAGCTGCTGGCTGCCCAGAGCCTGGTGCGGGAGAAGGAAGAGGCTCTTAGCCAAGAGCAGCAGCGCAGCGCCCAGGAGAAGGGCGAGCTACAGGGGCGGCTGGCAGAAAAG GAGTCTCAGGAGCAGGGGCTCCAGCAGAAGTTGCTGGATGAGCGGTTTGCAGTGCTACGAGGCGCAGCCGCCGAGGCGGAGGCCATCCTGCAGGACGCAGTGAGCAAGCTGGATGACCCCCTGCACCTCCGTTGCACCAGCTCCCCAG ACTACTTAGTGAGCCGGGCTCAGGCAGCCCTGGACAGCGTGAGTGGCCTGGAGAAGGGCCACGCCCAGTACCTGGCTTCCTCTGAGG ATGCTTCTGCCCTGGTAGCAGCACTGACCCGCTTCTCCCATCTGGCCGCGGACACCATTGTCAACGGTGGCGCCACCTCACACCTGGCCCCCACTGACCCCGCTGACC GCCTGATAAACACGTGCAGGGAGTGTGGAGCCCGGGCTCTGGAGCTCATGGGACAGCTGCAGGACCAGACAAAGCTACCGAGGGCCCAGCCCAGCCTGATGCGGGCCCCTCTGCAGGGCATTCTTCAGTTGGGACAG GACCTGAAGCCTAAGAGCCTGGACGTCCGGCAAGAGGAGCTAGGGGCCATGGTTGACAAGGAGATGgcagccacctctgcagccaTTGAGGACGCTGTGCGGAGGATCGAG GACATGATGAACCAGGCCCGCCACGAGAGCTCAGGGGTGAAACTGGAGGTGAACGAGAG GATCCTCAACTCCTGCACAGATCTGATGAAG GCCATCCGGCTCCTGGTGATGACGTCCACCAGCCTGCAGAAGGAGATTGTGGAGAGCGGCAGG GGGGCAGCAACGCAGCAGGAATTTTATGCCAAGAATTCACGGTGGACTGAAGGCCTCATCTCTGCCTCGAAGGCAGTGGGCTGGGGAGCCACACAGCTGGT GGAGTCAGCTGACAAGGTTGTGCTTCACATGGGCAAATATGAGGAACTCATCGTCTGCTCACACGAGATTGCAGCCAGCACTGCCCAGCTGGTGGCAGCCTCGAAG gTAAAAGCCAACAAGAACAGTCCCCACCTGAGCCGCCTGCAGGAGTGCTCCCGCACTGTCAACGAGAGGGCTGCCAATGTGGTGGCCTCCACCAAGTCTGGCCAGGAGCAGATCGAGGACAGAG ACACCATGGATTTCTCTGGCCTGTCCCTCATCAAGCTGAAGAAGCAGGAGATGGAGACACAG GTGCGAGTCTTGGAGCTGGAGAAGACGCTAGAGGCAGAGCGTGTACGGCTCGGGGAGCTTCGGAAGCAGCACTATGTACTGGCGGGGGGCATGGGGATACCTGGCGAAGAAGAACCCAGCAGACCCAGCCCAGCTCCCCGAAGTGGGGCCACTAAGAAGCCACCTCTCGCCCAGAAACCCAGCATAGCTCCCAGGCCGGACAACCAG CTCGACAAGAAGGATGGTGTCTACCCAGCTCAACTTGTGAACTACTAG
- the Hip1r gene encoding huntingtin-interacting protein 1-related protein isoform X2: MNSIKNVPARVLSRRPGHSLEAEREQFDKTQAISISKAINSQEAPVKEKHARRIILGTHHEKGAFTFWSYAIGLPLPSSSILSWKFCHVLHKVLRDGHPNVLHDCQRYRSNIREIGDLWGHLRDQYGHLVNIYTKLLLTKISFHLKHPQFPAGLEVTDEVLEKAAGTDVNNIFQLTVEMFDYMDCELKLSESVFRQLNTAIAVSQMSSGQCRLAPLIQVIQDCSHLYHYTVKLMFKLHSCLPADTLQGHRDRFHEQFHSLRNFFRRASDMLYFKRLIQIPRLPEGPPNFLRASALAEHIKPVVVIPEEAPEEEEPENLIEISSGPPAEEPVVVADLFDQTFGPPNGSMKDDRDLQIENLKREVETLRAELEKIKMEAQRYISQLKGQVNSLEAELEEQRKQKQKALVDNEQLRHELAQLKALQLEGARNQGLREEAERKASATEARYSKLKEKHNELINTHAELLRKNADTAKQLTVTQQSQEEVARVKEQLAFQMEQVKRESEMKMEEQSDQLEKLKRELVAKAGELAHAQEALSRTEQSGSELSSRLDTLNAEKEALSGAIRQREAELLAAQSLVREKEEALSQEQQRSAQEKGELQGRLAEKESQEQGLQQKLLDERFAVLRGAAAEAEAILQDAVSKLDDPLHLRCTSSPDYLVSRAQAALDSVSGLEKGHAQYLASSEDASALVAALTRFSHLAADTIVNGGATSHLAPTDPADRLINTCRECGARALELMGQLQDQTKLPRAQPSLMRAPLQGILQLGQDLKPKSLDVRQEELGAMVDKEMAATSAAIEDAVRRIEDMMNQARHESSGVKLEVNERILNSCTDLMKAIRLLVMTSTSLQKEIVESGRGAATQQEFYAKNSRWTEGLISASKAVGWGATQLVESADKVVLHMGKYEELIVCSHEIAASTAQLVAASKVKANKNSPHLSRLQECSRTVNERAANVVASTKSGQEQIEDRDTMDFSGLSLIKLKKQEMETQVRVLELEKTLEAERVRLGELRKQHYVLAGGMGIPGEEEPSRPSPAPRSGATKKPPLAQKPSIAPRPDNQLDKKDGVYPAQLVNY, translated from the exons ATCATTCTTGGCACTCACCATGAGAAAGGAGCCTTTACCTTCTGGTCCTATGCCATTGGCCTGCCGCTGCCCAGCAGCTCCATCCTCAGTTGGAAATTCTGTCACGTCCTTCACAAAGTCCTCCGAGATGGACACCCCAAT GTGCTGCATGACTGTCAGCGGTACCGGAGCAACATACGTGAGATTGGCGACTTGTGG GGCCACCTACGTGACCAGTATGGACACCTGGTGAATATCTATACCAAACTGCTGCTGACGAAAATCTCCTTCCACCTTAAG CACCCCCAGTTTCCTGCGGGCTTGGAGGTAACAGATGAAGTGTTGGAGAAGGCGGCGGGAACTGATGTTAATAACAT TTTTCAGCTTACGGTGGAGATGTTTGACTACATGGACTGTGAACTGAAGCTTTCTGAGTCAG TCTTCCGGCAGCTCAACACAGCCATCGCGGTGTCACAGATGTCTTCTGGCCAGTGTCGCCTGGCGCCGCTCATCCAGGTCATCCAGGACTGCAGCCACCTGTACCACTACACGGTGAAGCTCATGTTCAAGCTCCACTCCT GTCTCCCAGCAGACACCCTGCAAGGCCACAGGGACCGGTTCCACGAGCAGTTTCACAG TCTCAGAAACTTCTTCCGCCGAGCCTCGGACATGCTCTACTTCAAGCGACTCATCCAGATCCCCAGACTGCCTGAG GGACCCCCCAATTTCCTGCGGGCCTCAGCCCTGGCTGAGCACATCAAGCCGGTGGTGGTGATTCCAGAGGAGGCcccggaggaggaggagcctgagaACCTAATTGAGATCAGCAGTGGGCCCCCTGCTGAGGAGCCAGTG GTGGTGGCTGACCTCTTTGATCAGACCTTTGGACCCCCCAATGGCTCCATGAAGGATGACAG GGACCTCCAGATTGAGAACTTGAAGAGAGAGGTGGAGACCCTCCGTGCTGAGCTGGAGAAGATTAAGATGGAG gCCCAGAGGTACATCTCGCAGCTGAAGGGCCAGGTGAACAGcctggaggcagagctggaggagcagcggaagcagaagcagaaggcccTGGTGGACAACGAGCAGCTGCGCCACGAGCTGGCCCAGCTGAAAGCCCTGCAGCTGGAAGGCGCGCGCAACCAGGGCCTGCGAGAGGAGGCGGAGA GGAAGGCCAGTGCCACTGAGGCACGCTACAGCAAGCTGAAGGAGAAGCACAATGAACTCATTAACACGCATGCCGAGCTGCTCAGGAAG AATGCAGACACAGCCAAGCAGCTGACGGTGAcacagcagagccaggaggaggTGGCACGGGTAAAGGAGCAGCTGGCCTTCCAGATGGAGCAAGTGAAGCGGGAGTCTGAGATGAAG ATGGAGGAGCAGAGTGACCAGCTGGAGAAGCTCAAGAGGGAGCTGGTGGccaaggcaggagagctggcccatgCCCAGGAGGCCCTGAGCCGCACGGAACAG AGTGGGTCAGAGCTGAGCTCACGGCTAGATACACTGAACGCAGAGAAGGAAGCACTGAGCGGAGCCATTCGGCAGCGTGAAGCAGAGCTGCTGGCTGCCCAGAGCCTGGTGCGGGAGAAGGAAGAGGCTCTTAGCCAAGAGCAGCAGCGCAGCGCCCAGGAGAAGGGCGAGCTACAGGGGCGGCTGGCAGAAAAG GAGTCTCAGGAGCAGGGGCTCCAGCAGAAGTTGCTGGATGAGCGGTTTGCAGTGCTACGAGGCGCAGCCGCCGAGGCGGAGGCCATCCTGCAGGACGCAGTGAGCAAGCTGGATGACCCCCTGCACCTCCGTTGCACCAGCTCCCCAG ACTACTTAGTGAGCCGGGCTCAGGCAGCCCTGGACAGCGTGAGTGGCCTGGAGAAGGGCCACGCCCAGTACCTGGCTTCCTCTGAGG ATGCTTCTGCCCTGGTAGCAGCACTGACCCGCTTCTCCCATCTGGCCGCGGACACCATTGTCAACGGTGGCGCCACCTCACACCTGGCCCCCACTGACCCCGCTGACC GCCTGATAAACACGTGCAGGGAGTGTGGAGCCCGGGCTCTGGAGCTCATGGGACAGCTGCAGGACCAGACAAAGCTACCGAGGGCCCAGCCCAGCCTGATGCGGGCCCCTCTGCAGGGCATTCTTCAGTTGGGACAG GACCTGAAGCCTAAGAGCCTGGACGTCCGGCAAGAGGAGCTAGGGGCCATGGTTGACAAGGAGATGgcagccacctctgcagccaTTGAGGACGCTGTGCGGAGGATCGAG GACATGATGAACCAGGCCCGCCACGAGAGCTCAGGGGTGAAACTGGAGGTGAACGAGAG GATCCTCAACTCCTGCACAGATCTGATGAAG GCCATCCGGCTCCTGGTGATGACGTCCACCAGCCTGCAGAAGGAGATTGTGGAGAGCGGCAGG GGGGCAGCAACGCAGCAGGAATTTTATGCCAAGAATTCACGGTGGACTGAAGGCCTCATCTCTGCCTCGAAGGCAGTGGGCTGGGGAGCCACACAGCTGGT GGAGTCAGCTGACAAGGTTGTGCTTCACATGGGCAAATATGAGGAACTCATCGTCTGCTCACACGAGATTGCAGCCAGCACTGCCCAGCTGGTGGCAGCCTCGAAG gTAAAAGCCAACAAGAACAGTCCCCACCTGAGCCGCCTGCAGGAGTGCTCCCGCACTGTCAACGAGAGGGCTGCCAATGTGGTGGCCTCCACCAAGTCTGGCCAGGAGCAGATCGAGGACAGAG ACACCATGGATTTCTCTGGCCTGTCCCTCATCAAGCTGAAGAAGCAGGAGATGGAGACACAG GTGCGAGTCTTGGAGCTGGAGAAGACGCTAGAGGCAGAGCGTGTACGGCTCGGGGAGCTTCGGAAGCAGCACTATGTACTGGCGGGGGGCATGGGGATACCTGGCGAAGAAGAACCCAGCAGACCCAGCCCAGCTCCCCGAAGTGGGGCCACTAAGAAGCCACCTCTCGCCCAGAAACCCAGCATAGCTCCCAGGCCGGACAACCAG CTCGACAAGAAGGATGGTGTCTACCCAGCTCAACTTGTGAACTACTAG